In a single window of the Nicotiana tomentosiformis chromosome 8, ASM39032v3, whole genome shotgun sequence genome:
- the LOC104103878 gene encoding cytochrome P450 86A22: protein MDVSTGMMIIAIVAAYLLWFKSITKSMKGPKGPKMWPIVGSLPGLLENGTRMHEWIAENLRACTGTYQTCIFAIPFLARKQGLVTVTCDPKNLEHILKVKFDNYPKGPTWQAVFHDLLGEGIFNSDGDTWLFQRKTAALEFTTRTLRQAMGRWVNRAIKNRFCPILEMAQVQGKPVDLQDLLLRLTFDNICGLAFGKDPETLSPELPENNFATSFDRATEASLHRFIMPEFVWKLKKMLGLGMEVSLSHSLKQVDDYMTDVINTRKLELLNHQNGGPQHDDLLSRFMKKKESYSDKFLQHVALNFILAGRDTSSVALSWFFWLVSLNPRVEEKILVELCTVLAETRGNDTSKWLEEPLVFEEVDRLTYLKAALSETLRLYPSVPEDSKHVICDDYLPDGTFVPAGSNITYSIYSTGRMKFIWGEDCLEFKPERWMSQDGNKYQVQDAFRFVAFNAGPRICLGKDLAYLQMKSIVAAVLLRHRLVVVPGHKVEQKMSLTLFMKYGLVMNVTPRDLTPILAKIAKFGKIESCAGEHLINNGIHQPEAIAVNGIA, encoded by the coding sequence ATGGATGTATCAACGGGCATGATGATTATAGCAATTGTAGCAGCTTACTTACTATGGTTTAAATCCATAACGAAATCCATGAAAGGGCCCAAAGGCCCAAAAATGTGGCCCATAGTTGGAAGTTTACCCGGCCTTCTTGAAAATGGGACCCGAATGCATGAATGGATCGCGGAAAATCTTCGGGCCTGTACCGGTACGTACCAAACCTGCATATTTGCAATTCCATTTTTAGCCCGGAAGCAAGGTCTCGTGACAGTCACGTGCGATCCAAAAAATTTAGAGCATATATTGAAGGTTAAGTTTGATAATTATCCCAAGGGTCCTACTTGGCAAGCTGTGTTTCATGATTTGCTTGGTGAGGGTATCTTCAATTCAGATGGTGACACGTGGCTTTTCCAGCGCAAGACTGCTGCGCTGGAATTTACCACCCGGACCTTGAGGCAAGCCATGGGTCGATGGGTTAACCGAGCCATCAAGAATCGATTCTGCCCGATTCTTGAGATGGCTCAGGTTCAGGGCAAGCCGGTTGATCTTCAAGACCTTTTGCTTCGGCTCACTTTTGATAACATTTGTGGCTTGGCTTTTGGCAAAGATCCGGAGACGCTCTCTCCAGAATTACCTGAAAATAATTTTGCCACGTCCTTTGACCGAGCCACCGAAGCCTCATTGCACCGATTCATCATGCCCGAGTTCGTTTGGAAGTTGAAAAAAATGCTTGGACTTGGAATGGAGGTGAGCCTGAGCCATAGCTTGAAACAAGTGGACGATTACATGACTGACGTCATCAATACACGTAAGCTAGAGTTGTTGAATCATCAGAACGGTGGACCCCAGCACGACGACTTGCTCTCCAGGTTCATGAAGAAAAAAGAATCCTACTCGGACAAATTCCTCCAACACGTGGCGCTCAATTTCATCCTAGCTGGACGTGACACATCATCCGTCGCACTGAGTTGGTTCTTCTGGTTGGTCAGCTTGAATCCGAGGGTGGAAGAAAAGATACTCGTCGAACTCTGCACCGTCCTGGCAGAAACACGTGGCAACGACACGTCAAAGTGGTTGGAAGAACCTCTAGTGTTTGAGGAGGTTGACCGATTGACATATCTCAAGGCAGCATTATCCGAGACCCTAAGACTTTACCCGTCCGTGCCTGAGGACTCAAAACATGTCATTTGTGATGATTATTTGCCCGATGGCACATTTGTACCGGCAGGTTCCAATATCACATATTCAATATACTCAACTGGTCGAATGAAATTCATATGGGGCGAAGATTGCTTAGAATTCAAGCCAGAAAGATGGATGTCACAAGACGGTAACAAGTACCAAGTTCAAGATGCATTCAGATTTGTAGCATTCAATGCAGGACCAAGAATTTGTCTAGGTAAAGACTTGGCTTATTTGCAAATGAAATCAATAGTAGCAGCAGTGCTACTCCGCCACCGGCTCGTGGTGGTGCCAGGCCATAAGGTGGAACAAAAAATGTCACTGACATTATTCATGAAGTATGGTCTAGTTATGAATGTGACCCCTAGAGACTTGACACCAATTTTGGCTAAAATTGCAAAATTTGGCAAAATTGAGTCATGTGCTGGAGAGCATCTGATCAATAATGGCATTCATCAACCAGAGGCTATTGCAGTAAATGGGATTGCTTGA